The following coding sequences are from one Triplophysa dalaica isolate WHDGS20190420 chromosome 12, ASM1584641v1, whole genome shotgun sequence window:
- the brd2b gene encoding bromodomain-containing protein 2b isoform X2, translating into MEAAINPSLDSCVGRSVISGMEQSSGKRIRKPSLLYEGFESPSLPQAPPPGPPLLQQPPVKDPSRQGRATNQLQFLHKVLVKALWRHHFAWPFHEPVDPVRLSLPDYHKIIKQPMDMGTIKKRLENNYYRGAGECLQDFNTMFTNCYIYNKPTDDIVLMAQSLEKVFLQKVAQMPQEEIELPPPAPRGRGAKSVKGRRGRGGSITSAHQVPAVSQSVYSHSSPDTPDLWFSTPPQTLLSNSEPPPSLLTPPPTQPTAKKKGVKRKADTTTPTTLGFPMTSASRMGGMGKGHGSAVEMSHSLSSVDCSPGVGVVRGVAEPTHLQPVLGRPLSRRPIKPPCKDLPDSVRPHLPSRRGKLSKHLRYCSAVLKELLSKKHAGYAWPFYKPVDASTLGLLDYHDIIKHPIDLSTIKRKMDEREYRDAQQFSADVRLMFSNCYKYNPPDHDVVAMARKLQDVFEFRFAKMPDEVSEEEELSPIPLGRNMGKLGMHHSSSSSSSSSSSSSSTSSSESEPSSESEPSSESSPSSDSEEERAQRLAQLQDQVCTQLRAVHEQLAALSSGPIAKPKRKREKKKDKKKKKKPEKRRGGRGLTADDHEKPGRLSKSKSGRVSLSCAQSKKSGRKNTKKSTPSPRFTEPVVSLPHYDSEEEEDGLPMSYDDKRQLSLDINKLPGEKLGRVVHIIQSREPSLRDTNPEEIEIDFEMLKPSTLRELERYVMTCLRKKPRKPCVHTK; encoded by the exons ATGGAGGCGGCCATCAACCCGTCTCTTGACAG CTGTGTGGGACGGTCTGTCATAAGTGGGATGGAACAGAGTTCAGGCAAACGGATCCGGAAGCCGTCGCTGCTCTACGAGGGTTTCGAGAGTCCGTCTCTGCCCCAGGCACCTCCGCCCGGCCCTCCTCTGCTCCAGCAGCCTCCGGTGAAGGACCCCAGCCGTCAGGGACGCGCAACCAATCAGCTGCAGTTCCTTCACAAGGTCTTGGTAAAGGCGCTGTGGCGGCATCACTTTGCGTGGCCTTTCCATGAACCTGTGGATCCGGTTCGACTCAGTTTACCT GACTACCATAAGATTATTAAACAGCCGATGGACATGGGCACTATCAAAAAACGACTGGAAAATAACTACTACCGTGGCGCCGGTGAATGCTTACAAGACTTTAACACCATGTTTACCAACTGTTACATCTACAATAAG CCGACGGATGACATAGTTCTGATGGCACAGTCTCTGGAGAAAGTCTTCTTACAGAAAGTTGCCCAAATGCCTCAGGAAGAGATTGAGTTGCCCCCTCCTGCTCCAAGAGGAAGAGGAGCTAAAAGTGTGAAAGGACGTAGAGGCAGAG GAGGAAGTATTACGAGTGCTCACCAGGTTCCTGCCGTGTCTCAGTCGGTATATTCTCATTCATCTCCCGACACGCCGGATTTGTGGTTTTCCACCCCTCCTCAGACCCTGTTGAGCAACTCCGAACCCCCTCCATCACTGTTGACACCACCACCCACTCAACCCACCGCAAAG AAAAAAGGCGTCAAGCGTAAAGCTGACACAACCACGCCCACGACGCTCGGGTTCCCCATGACATCTGCCAGCCGGATGGGAGGCATGGGAAAAGGTCATGGGTCGGCCGTAGAAATGTCCCATTCCCTCTCGTCAGTAGACTGCTCTCCAGGTGTGGGCGTGGTCAGGGGTGTGGCCGAGCCCACCCACCTCCAGCCTGTCTTGGGGAGACCGTTGTCTCGTCGACCCATCAAACCCCCCTGCAAGGACCTGCCGGACTCGGTGCGGCCTCATCTGCCCTCCCGGCGGGGCAAACTGAGCAAACATCTGCGCTACTGCAGTGCCGTTCTGAAAGAGCTTCTGTCGAAGAAACACGCGGGGTACGCGTGGCCCTTCTACAAACCCGTGGACGCGTCAACGCTAGGCCTGCTCGACTACCACGACATCATCAAACACCCAATAGACCTCAGCACCATCAAG AGGAAGATGGACGAGCGCGAGTACAGAGATGCTCAGCAGTTCAGCGCTGATGTCAGATTGATGTTCTCCAACTGCTACAAGTACAACCCGCCAGATCATGATGTCGTTGCCATGGCGCGCAAACTGCAG GACGTGTTTGAGTTTCGCTTTGCAAAGATGCCCGACGAGGTTTCGGAGGAGGAGGAATTGTCTCCCATTCCACTGGGGCGGAACATGGGCAAGCTGGGAATGCACCACTCCTCTTCTTCGTCCTCCTCTTCTtcgtcttcatcatcatctacCTCATCATCGGAAAGCGAGCCGAGCAGCGAAAGCGAGCCGAGCAGCGAGAGCAGCCCGAGTTCTGACAGCGAGGAGGAGAGAGCTCAACGTCTGGCTCAGCTGCAGGATCAGGtgtgcacacag CTTCGAGCGGTTCATGAGCAGCTGGCGGCTCTGTCCTCCGGCCCCATCGCCAAACCCAAGAGGAAACGAGAGAAGAAGAAagacaagaagaagaaaaagaagccAGAGAAACGGCGAGGTGGCCGGGGCTTGACGGCCGACGACCACGAGAAACCCGGCAGGCTGTCTAAAAGCAAATCCGGCCGAGTCTCGCTGTCGTGTGCGCAGAGCAAAAAGAGTGGCAGGAA GAACACTAAGAAGTCGACCCCATCGCCTCGTTTCACGGAGCCCGTTGTTTCTCTTCCCCACTACGACTCggaggaggaagaggacggGCTGCCAATGAGCTACGACGACAAGCGCCAGCTCAGCCTGGACATCAACAAGCTGCCCGGAGAGAAGCTGGGCCGCGTGGTGCACATCATCCAGTCACGCGAGCCCTCTCTGCGTGACACAAACCCAGAGGAGATCGAGATCGACTTTGAGATGCTAAAGCCGTCCACTCTGCGCGAGCTGGAGCGATACGTCATGACCTGCCTGCGCAAGAAACCTCGCAAACCCTGCG TAcacacaaaatag
- the brd2b gene encoding bromodomain-containing protein 2b isoform X1, protein MEAAINPSLDSCVGRSVISGMEQSSGKRIRKPSLLYEGFESPSLPQAPPPGPPLLQQPPVKDPSRQGRATNQLQFLHKVLVKALWRHHFAWPFHEPVDPVRLSLPDYHKIIKQPMDMGTIKKRLENNYYRGAGECLQDFNTMFTNCYIYNKPTDDIVLMAQSLEKVFLQKVAQMPQEEIELPPPAPRGRGAKSVKGRRGRGGSITSAHQVPAVSQSVYSHSSPDTPDLWFSTPPQTLLSNSEPPPSLLTPPPTQPTAKKKGVKRKADTTTPTTLGFPMTSASRMGGMGKGHGSAVEMSHSLSSVDCSPGVGVVRGVAEPTHLQPVLGRPLSRRPIKPPCKDLPDSVRPHLPSRRGKLSKHLRYCSAVLKELLSKKHAGYAWPFYKPVDASTLGLLDYHDIIKHPIDLSTIKRKMDEREYRDAQQFSADVRLMFSNCYKYNPPDHDVVAMARKLQDVFEFRFAKMPDEVSEEEELSPIPLGRNMGKLGMHHSSSSSSSSSSSSSSTSSSESEPSSESEPSSESSPSSDSEEERAQRLAQLQDQVCTQLRAVHEQLAALSSGPIAKPKRKREKKKDKKKKKKPEKRRGGRGLTADDHEKPGRLSKSKSGRVSLSCAQSKKSGRKNTKKSTPSPRFTEPVVSLPHYDSEEEEDGLPMSYDDKRQLSLDINKLPGEKLGRVVHIIQSREPSLRDTNPEEIEIDFEMLKPSTLRELERYVMTCLRKKPRKPCAVKKGGGKSQEELALEKKRELERRLQDVSGQLNSAKKPQKPKVEKASSVEPHNAASRLSASSSSSDSSSSSSSSSSSDSSDSDSR, encoded by the exons ATGGAGGCGGCCATCAACCCGTCTCTTGACAG CTGTGTGGGACGGTCTGTCATAAGTGGGATGGAACAGAGTTCAGGCAAACGGATCCGGAAGCCGTCGCTGCTCTACGAGGGTTTCGAGAGTCCGTCTCTGCCCCAGGCACCTCCGCCCGGCCCTCCTCTGCTCCAGCAGCCTCCGGTGAAGGACCCCAGCCGTCAGGGACGCGCAACCAATCAGCTGCAGTTCCTTCACAAGGTCTTGGTAAAGGCGCTGTGGCGGCATCACTTTGCGTGGCCTTTCCATGAACCTGTGGATCCGGTTCGACTCAGTTTACCT GACTACCATAAGATTATTAAACAGCCGATGGACATGGGCACTATCAAAAAACGACTGGAAAATAACTACTACCGTGGCGCCGGTGAATGCTTACAAGACTTTAACACCATGTTTACCAACTGTTACATCTACAATAAG CCGACGGATGACATAGTTCTGATGGCACAGTCTCTGGAGAAAGTCTTCTTACAGAAAGTTGCCCAAATGCCTCAGGAAGAGATTGAGTTGCCCCCTCCTGCTCCAAGAGGAAGAGGAGCTAAAAGTGTGAAAGGACGTAGAGGCAGAG GAGGAAGTATTACGAGTGCTCACCAGGTTCCTGCCGTGTCTCAGTCGGTATATTCTCATTCATCTCCCGACACGCCGGATTTGTGGTTTTCCACCCCTCCTCAGACCCTGTTGAGCAACTCCGAACCCCCTCCATCACTGTTGACACCACCACCCACTCAACCCACCGCAAAG AAAAAAGGCGTCAAGCGTAAAGCTGACACAACCACGCCCACGACGCTCGGGTTCCCCATGACATCTGCCAGCCGGATGGGAGGCATGGGAAAAGGTCATGGGTCGGCCGTAGAAATGTCCCATTCCCTCTCGTCAGTAGACTGCTCTCCAGGTGTGGGCGTGGTCAGGGGTGTGGCCGAGCCCACCCACCTCCAGCCTGTCTTGGGGAGACCGTTGTCTCGTCGACCCATCAAACCCCCCTGCAAGGACCTGCCGGACTCGGTGCGGCCTCATCTGCCCTCCCGGCGGGGCAAACTGAGCAAACATCTGCGCTACTGCAGTGCCGTTCTGAAAGAGCTTCTGTCGAAGAAACACGCGGGGTACGCGTGGCCCTTCTACAAACCCGTGGACGCGTCAACGCTAGGCCTGCTCGACTACCACGACATCATCAAACACCCAATAGACCTCAGCACCATCAAG AGGAAGATGGACGAGCGCGAGTACAGAGATGCTCAGCAGTTCAGCGCTGATGTCAGATTGATGTTCTCCAACTGCTACAAGTACAACCCGCCAGATCATGATGTCGTTGCCATGGCGCGCAAACTGCAG GACGTGTTTGAGTTTCGCTTTGCAAAGATGCCCGACGAGGTTTCGGAGGAGGAGGAATTGTCTCCCATTCCACTGGGGCGGAACATGGGCAAGCTGGGAATGCACCACTCCTCTTCTTCGTCCTCCTCTTCTtcgtcttcatcatcatctacCTCATCATCGGAAAGCGAGCCGAGCAGCGAAAGCGAGCCGAGCAGCGAGAGCAGCCCGAGTTCTGACAGCGAGGAGGAGAGAGCTCAACGTCTGGCTCAGCTGCAGGATCAGGtgtgcacacag CTTCGAGCGGTTCATGAGCAGCTGGCGGCTCTGTCCTCCGGCCCCATCGCCAAACCCAAGAGGAAACGAGAGAAGAAGAAagacaagaagaagaaaaagaagccAGAGAAACGGCGAGGTGGCCGGGGCTTGACGGCCGACGACCACGAGAAACCCGGCAGGCTGTCTAAAAGCAAATCCGGCCGAGTCTCGCTGTCGTGTGCGCAGAGCAAAAAGAGTGGCAGGAA GAACACTAAGAAGTCGACCCCATCGCCTCGTTTCACGGAGCCCGTTGTTTCTCTTCCCCACTACGACTCggaggaggaagaggacggGCTGCCAATGAGCTACGACGACAAGCGCCAGCTCAGCCTGGACATCAACAAGCTGCCCGGAGAGAAGCTGGGCCGCGTGGTGCACATCATCCAGTCACGCGAGCCCTCTCTGCGTGACACAAACCCAGAGGAGATCGAGATCGACTTTGAGATGCTAAAGCCGTCCACTCTGCGCGAGCTGGAGCGATACGTCATGACCTGCCTGCGCAAGAAACCTCGCAAACCCTGCG CCGTGAAGAAGGGCGGAGGGAAGAGCCAGGAGGAGCTGGctcttgagaaaaagagagaattaGAGAGAAGATTGCAAGATGTGAGTGGACAGCTGAACTCTGCCAAGAAGCCCCAGAAACCCAAAG TGGAGAAGGCCAGCAGTGTGGAACCTCAC